The proteins below are encoded in one region of Asticcacaulis excentricus CB 48:
- a CDS encoding energy transducer TonB, whose translation MKHAVVAITVASLLAAGVSAQAQISYQPAPVTKTQVFTLEARDGISCSNGTLNWPVTFIFPAGLMAQIPVIKNSDPITFNSSDQASRKGYSLAFDVLSNGRMTNIRPAGGDLALNRNAFLPAWAAGWNLGPQAKPLTGCKMTWDVKTDFSPEMARALTYEARHLRNYASGLKLSDSRSEDCRAADRRIRLKAYPEASRLSRKPGRPQWLVAEYDILANGKVKTGHRLRGSGETADLDAIEKALGQRVFYPGQAVAQCLTSFAIPAADLPVEQGVGELMTLNNTTFGSDGDGDEQKTCPAEARSRAMSFIYRPEYYPAQAARLGVEGVAMLSFDVAPWGQVRLKSSWSHPLPEFGQAASSMLTQSTFKVSERGLSGCRLLVRFVRGKDGSDENEVPGGLEDSAS comes from the coding sequence ATGAAACACGCTGTAGTTGCCATTACGGTGGCGTCGCTTTTGGCCGCGGGCGTGTCAGCGCAGGCGCAGATCTCCTATCAGCCTGCGCCGGTAACAAAGACGCAGGTCTTTACCCTTGAGGCCCGCGACGGGATAAGCTGTAGCAATGGCACGCTGAACTGGCCCGTGACCTTCATTTTCCCAGCCGGTTTGATGGCGCAGATACCTGTAATAAAGAACAGCGACCCCATCACGTTCAATAGTTCGGATCAGGCCTCGCGCAAGGGCTACTCTCTGGCCTTCGACGTGCTGTCCAATGGCCGAATGACCAATATCCGTCCGGCGGGCGGGGATTTGGCGCTGAATAGAAACGCATTTCTACCGGCCTGGGCAGCGGGCTGGAATTTGGGACCACAGGCAAAGCCGCTTACCGGCTGTAAGATGACGTGGGACGTGAAGACGGACTTTTCACCGGAGATGGCCCGCGCCCTGACCTATGAGGCCAGGCATTTGCGCAACTATGCGAGCGGTCTGAAGCTGTCTGATTCGCGTTCGGAGGATTGCCGGGCCGCCGACCGCCGCATTCGTCTGAAAGCCTATCCGGAGGCCAGCCGTCTAAGTCGTAAACCCGGCCGTCCGCAATGGCTGGTCGCGGAATATGATATTTTGGCGAATGGCAAGGTCAAAACCGGCCACCGACTGCGGGGTTCGGGCGAGACGGCGGATCTTGACGCCATTGAAAAGGCCCTTGGCCAGCGCGTCTTCTATCCCGGTCAGGCGGTGGCACAGTGCCTAACCAGCTTTGCTATTCCCGCCGCCGATCTGCCTGTGGAGCAGGGCGTGGGCGAGCTTATGACGCTCAACAATACAACGTTCGGATCGGACGGCGACGGTGACGAGCAAAAGACCTGTCCGGCGGAGGCGCGCAGCCGAGCGATGAGCTTTATTTACCGTCCGGAATATTATCCGGCTCAAGCGGCTCGCCTTGGAGTCGAAGGCGTTGCGATGTTGAGTTTCGACGTTGCGCCCTGGGGGCAGGTGCGGCTGAAATCCAGCTGGAGCCACCCTCTGCCGGAATTTGGTCAGGCGGCTTCAAGTATGCTCACGCAATCGACGTTCAAGGTATCTGAGCGTGGACTGAGTGGTTGTCGTCTGCTGGTCCGTTTTGTCCGCGGAAAGGACGGTTCGGATGAAAACGAAGTGCCCGGCGGTTTGGAAGACTCGGCGTCCTAA